In Cryptomeria japonica chromosome 1, Sugi_1.0, whole genome shotgun sequence, the sequence AGAGTACTTTGTTAATCTAAGTAGGGTATATGATGGGGCGATGCAAGTGATGAAGGAACTGGAAGTTGAAATCATCAATTGGAAGAATGAGGAAGCTAAATGGGCATCAAAAGCTACACAAATGCAAGAAGTACATaattatggggtaatgaagtttcttgctGAAAGACCTATGGCAGGCCTAGATGACAACAATTTTTATGTGTGCcagaggaacattgaatggagaaattatCTGATAAAATAGGCTTATGAGGACTTCGCGAAATTGATAAATCAACACGCAAAATTAGTTACTTCCATGAGAAATGAGCTTGTGTACATTGGGATAAAATGTCTAaaagatgatggaagaaccctTGAAACGATCAAGGTTATAACAAAATCATTTAAGAGAAAAATCAATTATGTGAAAGAGGCTAAGGTTTAGTTCCGGATGACTTAAGTGTGATTGCTAAGATCGAATCACTCCTGTTTTTTATGCATTGGACATTTGGATAGTCACTCCAACAAAGTCTCACAAGTTCACAAGGAAAAAGAGGTCTGGAAGCAACGTATGGCACACATGGGATTACCTCATAATACAATCATTCAACACTTCGCCACTAATCATGCggattggaagaaagaagcagtTATCAAAACTGCATAgtgatattttttgttgatgataaatCCTTGTCACTTGTTAGTTacataaacaattttatttttatattggtTTCATTGACTTTGCGAGGCGGAAATTGTTGGCTTTCTGTGTTTCTCATTATAACTGTTGGCCAGGTTGTGggtatataactatatttttgagACTTTAGAAAGGTCCGAAAAACTGTGATTTTTTTAGCATCAAACAATATctgtttatgttttgaattccttcaaactggattgattgatttatgaatgaaaatgattatggtgtGTAGTCTTTGAATCTGTGCGTTTAAAGATTGGCGATCTTTCTTTAAAAATTTGCTATGTGCATGCTATTATTCTTCTTATCAATTAATTCTATTTTTTCTTgaattcattgtggattgagttgtgctaATCCCCCTTtccctatgaggcatgagagagtatcgatcagaatcaatactacattgaacttgcttttcTATGAATTTATGGAATGAACTTATGTGAGAAATAGAGTCTGTGAGCTCTTATTTAATCTTTAGAATTTTCTCTCTGTTTTATTTTATGGCATtcatttgtgttgatagatgaatgctaaagcctttctattctttctggttaaaagtgtcttcatttcaatattttctatgtagaattcattgcaaatcatatgaggagctgccctctaatgtggAGGATGGGTtttgattagttcatccaactATTTGTTTATTTGTGTCCTTTCATTGAGAGGTGTACAAAAGGCATATTATCATTTAGAGAAAACAAATATTGCAAttacaagaaagggacaaatctgctAACCAACAGACATCAACATAATGAATACTAAGTAGCAGAGCATCAACACACTTGAAACTCAAATTATTGATCCAATACACCTTAACATATTCCTAAAACTGCACAATCATACCAATCACTATGGAAGAGTGTAGAGCATTATAGTGAGCCACAGTAACACCTTACACTAACAAACTATGATCaaaagatcaaaaccttaaaaattTCTCTTATAAATGTGAATGTCATGAAAACTAGTGGGAAGACACCTTACATACTCCTTACTCATGAACTGTACACCCAAAGCATGCAATGCAACAAGATGTAGACCAAATACCAGTCCATGTTCATAAGGAATCACATTGTTCAATACTCAGATAAATTTCTTGTTGAACACCTGATAGTACTGAGGGGGGGTGGGTGGGTGAATCAGTCTGAAACTTTAAAATAGATTATTAATAAACAACATTCACTTACTTAGCAACAACACATTAATCACCGACACATAATAATCAACCattaacacatgaacaccatatttacgtggaaaacccaaattgggaaaaaccacggtgagaatcaaactcacaatatatataatAACTATTTACAATGAACAAGGCTTCCTGTCGAAGAGTTCAGTACTCCAGACTTGTTGATTGAGGCACCCAACCTtaagcaagatacaaaagaggacttgatcaactaaagatcacttcttcagggcaagatcTACAAACTACTCTTACAAAACAATAGGAATAGTAGGTTGAACTGTATACAAAATAGCATATGTTAGAATGCAGATAACAAATCACAATGTATACTCATCTGCCTGCTCTGTACATCTCTGAAACTTCTTACTTCCTTCATGACACTACTTTCGCATCCATAAAAAACACACCTCTCACacactatctctatctctttctaacACAACTAATATGCTCATTATATATCAATTGGATCCAAAATAAACTTCACTAGGTCAACCAAAAGAATATGTAACATATAGATAACATTGACCCAAAAATACATCATCTAAAAGGTAAAAAGAACATGTGAGGGTTCATACCAATTCAGCACACCTTCCAATCAACATCAAAAACCTTTACGCACAACCGCTCAAACCAATATGCACAAACCGGTACAAAACACATTCTGCTAAAATCACACTATCTTATCTCGAACCTAAAAACAAAGAAAGTGGTGCATCCCCAAAAAAACCACATCATCTTGATTTGCAGCACAATCATATGATGAGAATAGCAAAGAAATCCAAATAGTCAACATGATCATCTGAGAAATATCTAGTACAAACACTCATTCCAGACCACAATAAGTTTCAccagagaaaacatcaaagataataGAATCACTTTCGGACTAGGTAAGGAACACCAGACTTCCAAAAACACATTAAATCGTCACTTCTTATCATCTAATCAACACAATGCGAATCTTCAATCATTTCTATAGCATAGTCTCATAGAAACAAACATCTAGAGCATCAACCAAATACACCATACATCAATTGAACATATCTAGATCACCAACAACAATCAAGTCATATAGGATTGACAATAGTTTGATGTCAATGACACCAAAGACATCCAtatgtgcaacaatctccccctttgtcattgatggcaaaacaaaaaCTTCTGCAAAATGTTAGAGTGACTAGCTCATAATCCTTCCATTTCAAGATGAAATCACgttaatttttctaaaattttagatTAAGCCCTATTTTTTGTGCTAAATAAAAACCCATGTCCTAATTTCAACTCTAGTTTTTATCATTGAAATGTTTAGTAGTTCTAGTGTTAATGTCTATTGTCAAATGCTTATAGAtgatactcattaaaaaattatttgttgtAACTTTCAAGATGGAGCACTCATTGTGAGAAGAATTTACAAAAAATGGTGTCAatgtttgtattttttaattacTATATAAATACTTTCTTTGATGTTGACTACTAGTTTTCTTTTGCATGCATCATCAAAGTAATTCATATGCAAGTCAAAGTGAAGGCAAAATGTAATATGAGTGGTACATTGCAatgtacaatttgaaaaataacCTAAACTTAACTCGATTCCACTTGGGCACATTCCTATAGAATAGTCTTGATTATTGACTCATCCACTCATTGTTTTGAATTAGATTGATGGCCATGGACCTCAATAAATTCATCTTTGTAAGTGTGTAAATGCCCATTGAACTTTCAatcttcaaattttaaatttgggTCTTGATTGATTCCTTCCAACTACATTGTGTGAAATTTTCAACCAGTATGCTTTGGTGTTGTATTTAAGCACATGCTATAATTCATTTTTAGACATCAAAATTTACATCATTCATTCAAGCATCAGAGAGCGTCAATAACTTAGGCATCACCACATGTTTTTCTATTATCTTTAATCCTTTTCACCTAAACATTAAATTGGTAATGATGGTTTGAACAAAGGAAAATGGTGCTACATTGGGAAGCTCCTAAATGATATATTGACACCACCCTTTTATAGGCACAAATTGTAGACATCAAGGTATATAATCTCTATATTTCAAACTCAACAAAGTTTATATCTATTATCTTGTAAAAGTGAACTAAAAtgacaaacaaaaacttactaagTTAGACGTACATATCTGACATCACCAATAATCCTAACAATTTAAAAAAACACAACTAATAACATTTGCAACTACATTTTTTATGGATCCTTATTGAACAATCTGGTTAGCTACAGTTTTGTTTTAGTTAGCTGATATTTTGCTTCTGGACTCCGGTAActgttgtttttggtatttttattgtGGATGCGCTGATGTTTAGTTCTTGATGTCTTTTTGTTGTAGTTGTAAAAGAGACAACACCCTCAttttgttgcttttaatatcaaaaacatattttatcaaatttcacactaacttttattatttattttttgtatatttatTTCAATAACATTATCACTCCAACTCATTAATAGTCTAAAACTTAATTTATTTCCTAATATAGACAttgtttttcttttcccttttcgaAAAATCTAAGCAAAGAAAGAACAGGTAGGTCATACTTAATATTAAGTTGTGGAACCTGATATAAGTGTGGACAGAATAAAATAATCTTCAAGTGACTTTAAACCCAAAAGTATTACAAGCTTAATGATACATGCACACATTAACAAGCAATATCTCCATCTAACAATTAAGAAAGCAGTAAAAAATATTAAAAGGAAAACCCGTCCCCATAGCTTTGAGAGGAGCAAGTATATATAAAGAAGAGATTTTGATGGTATATGTTGGAGGATAAGTTACCAACAGCTTAATTGTGATATACATTGTGAGACAAGAGTTGGTAAACAAGAATATAAGTGAGAGTGTAATTCCTTTTGTCTAGCTCATAATAATTTTGATAGCGAAACCATCCAATATGTGAGATATGATGATATCACACCAGACCCACAGTCCACCTTTTTCAACACCAAATGGCATTTCCCCCATTGTTCCCCTATCATAATAAGCCTAGTTATCTACAATTTCCTATTCTATTCACACAGGCAATCCTCCTGTATTGGCAAGGAAAATGAGTCTTTTAACATAATTTTTTTCCTTAATGGGCAGGAAAATCTTGCATGATCTCATGAAAGTTTTACATTCCCAATTCCATGAAAGTTTTACATTCTCAATTCATCTTTTCCTCTGTAAAATCATGGCCTTTGACACGATTATCAAAATTGTGCACACAGACAGTGACATTCATGAAGACTACACAAATCTAAATTGGTATGTTGAGATGGGTATTTGATTGGAGAGCTTGTctgtgaatgaatttgatttggagaaACCACCAGAAGAGGCCGGCCTTAAAGCCTATAGGCAGTCATAGATAACGTAAGGTAAGGGAGGGCCAGTCAACACAATAAACCAGGGTCAAACATTATGTTGTGCAAGCATGCAGACTTTCAttgatatatgtgaaaaagaaGACATATATTCCACAATCATAGTTGCACACGCCCCTGTCATAATCATCTCCTCGTAATTCTGGACATACCGACACTCTGATCCACCTCCACAAAAAGTGTACATTACTTAAATCTTATACACTACGTGTGTGTACGtacacccatatatatatatatatatacatctcttCCTGTTTGTTTGTACAGTGGGTATCTGTATTTGTAATCTGTTTTCTTCCTTTCACTTTTTTCCTTACATTTCAGGGAATGAAattcaaaatattgataaaaaaaaatatcatatacAATTGAATTCAAAAACTAAATTTAATCAGTATGAATtgtgaaaataaaatatttctgaTATACAAAATTGTATGTATGACCAGTAAACTTATGGATCATATCTAGGTTTGCCATGCACCACTTATATACAGCTAGATTGAATGTGTCAAGAAGTCATTTGAGGACTACTAAGAGATGGGTTGTGCTTATAAACTAGTGAGTGTAAGAAGATCTGCGGCTATTCTCCACACAAAATGACATCTTATTTAAAAATTCAAATCTACATAATACAACACGGTTTTTCGTTCGATAATTTGAGATTTAACAGCATTGTGGAAGTGGAttatgaagattgggtaaatgaaAGTCCTGAGAAAATCcattgtattttgaaatttttttactaTTGTACAGATTTACTGTTTTGTGTGGAAAATAGCAACATCTTGTAAGAAGGATATGTGAAAAGTGACAGATTTAGCATCATTGTGTAATGAGTTATATGTATGGTGGCTCAGAAAATGGAAATATTACGAATAATTTTGATGTGTACATGTGTATAGATATACATACTAGTACAAATACTTAATACAGAGAAAAGCCAGCTCAAGTGAGAATATACTTGTTATCTGTGAAATGCAGAGAGGGTGGGGTGTTTGAACATCAGACGGAACTGCATGGTTGACACATTCTTAGGATTATGAAGAATCAAAAGTGTCACAGTTTACTAAGATTCTGTACATGAAAACTCATCAAAAGGGCAGGGCTCCAGATTCCCACGGGTGATGGAGACCCAGTGAGGCAGCTTAAGACTGTTTATATTTAGATGGCAGATAGCTGTGATGCAGAACTGCATAAATAGTATAGGCCCAAGATGGACAGAGTACAGACTTCTTTTATAGTTTTTTGGTGAGTCAAATTTCCGTGGGTCAAACTCCATAATCAAATCAATTGCTGACAGAATGTGAAAAGCTTTTCTATTTTCTAGGTATATGATGGGTGAACAATTCACGTGTATGCACTAGGATTAATATAGTGGTAATGGAAGTTGAAATAGTGAGTTCTATTTGTGGCTAAATTGTATTTTGCCATGGGACCCCAGGAAAAAATAATGGTTTGAACAGTAATAGCATTCTGAGGTTTCCATGGGAAGTCGAATTGCTTGGAATGACCAAATAACAAGGATGAGCTCATCAAGATCAGACTCCTACATGCTTCAAAAAATTTGGTGATTCCAACTTAGAAAAAAGAGAAGTCCTCTTGATCAATTAGGGGAAAATAAAATTTCAACACCACCTCTTTGTCCTGGCCTATAGAAAAAGGTAGCTTCTTTAGCCTTGATTCAGTCTGTTCTAAGTCTTTCACATCATCTGGAGCTTGAAATTGTAGGGCTTACAAATTGCAAATTTTAGACCTAATCTGCGTTGAATATCAATTAGCCGTGACATCTCATATTTCAAACTTATGCTGACTTTTAGCTATCGTCCTTTTTCCTTCTCTTTGAATATTGGCTTAGCTGACAGCAATTCAATCCATAAAAATTATTGTCTATATCATCTTATAATCAAAGTCCCTCTCTTGCACTGGACTTGCCTTTGTCTACTTGGAAGCCTACCAAAGCCATCGTCTAGACTCTATATAACATCACAAGCTGCAAAACTCTCTCTTCAATATGCTATTGCATTTGCTTTCCACCATTATAATTATGCACCCAATTCATATCCCTTTTGAGTTTCAGCATATAATCATGGTATTGGTGGGAGAGTTTTGGTGGGTAGTATTAGTATTTCCATGTTTGGTAGGATTGGGAGGGATTGTGTTGTTCCACTATCTTCCTTTCTTTAGGAGCATGAGAAGAGTGCCTAAAGGATGCATGGGATGGCCATTAGTGGGAGAGACATTAGCTTTCCTAAAACCACACAACTCAAACAGAAAAGGAAGTTTTCTGGATGATCATTGCAGCAGGTATTCATTTCTTATCGCTCAGCCCAATTTTTTTTCAAAGACTGGTTTTTCAATTAGTCTCTGAAATGTCTTTGTGTCTGCAAATTACTTATGAGAAGTGGGTTTCTTAAGCATGTTTTGAACATCTGAAACCCAGCCCTTAAGCTGGGATTTAGAAAGCTCCATGAAACAGGACAAAAGAAGAACGATAACTCTCAGCTCTAGGTCTTTTTATGGCAGATAAGTTTTATAGGTCGATCTATATTGTCAGAACTACATTCTAGAGTCTTACCAGAGTCCACAATATATGGCAGAAAAGCATTTTAGATAATTTAGCAATTGCATGAACTAATGGTAATGCAATTGATTCTTATCAGACTCTCTAATCTGATCATGCAGGTATGGGAAAGTTTTCAAGTCTCATCTCTTTGGATCACCAGCCATCGTATCATGTGACCCTGAGCTTAATGCTTATGTACTGCAGAATGAGAATAAGCTGTTTGAATGCAGTTATCCAAAGGCCATTCATGGCATTCTGGGAAAGGATTCCTTGTTGGTTATAGTTGGAGATGTGCACAAAAGGCTGAGAACTCAAGCCTTGAATCTGATCAACACTGCTAAATCAAGACATGATTTTCTACTGGAAATAGAGAGAAATGCACTTCATGTCATGGATTCATGGAAGGATAAGCAGCAAGTCATATTTTGTAAAGAAGCTAGAAAGGTATAAGTATAGTATTTGGTAAAGCCCAAGCATTCAAAGCATATAGATATCCTAGAGCTAGTCAACTAGTTATCAAGAGATTTTTTTTCAGATTGTTTTGAAACTAAATATTCATGATCTGCAAATTATGACAGAGGAACAAAAAGAATGCTAATATGGTAGTTACTTGATTGTGAatttatatttgtgtgtgtgtctgCAGTTCACATTCAATGTTATAGTGAAGCAAATGCTTAGCTTGACACCTGACAACCCATTGACAGCTAGAATCTTGGATGATTATCTTACTTTCATGAAGGGGCTTGTATCATTGCCATTGTACATCCCTGGCACACCTTATGCAAGGGCAGTGCAGGTGATTCAATTGAATTTTCTAGTCATATTAGCAGCTCAATGAATTTTATTCCACCAAGATATTTGTTTGATTACCCACCTGATAGATTTCAATTGTCTTCTaattttttgttgtaattttttgttggCATAAtcctatttctgatgatgaatcactgtgagtgatccaaaacattgaattAAAAATATTCACAGAGTTTTTTCCAAAAGATTATATTTACattctaatttttcttttcttttgttattcAGGCCAGGCAGAGAATTCTTTCTGCAGTAGACATGATAGTAAAAGACAGGTCAAAGCAAGGAACAGGGTACAAGCCATTGGGAGACTTTCTTGACATACTTCTAGACAGTAATAGCTTGAGAGACCAAGAAAAATTAAGCCTTGTTTTGGATCTTCTGCTTGGTGGGTATGAAACCACCTACATACTACTGGCAATGATCATTTACCTGCTTGGTGATTCCCAAGTAGCCTTACAAGAACTAAAGGTAAGATGGTGATTAATTCTatcattttactaattattatTTGTTCAGGAAATGGTTAATATCAGGTCCACCACTTTTAACTAAAGTTGTGTTCTATTATCTTTTATGTCATAAAAGTTAGACTAAGCTGTAAAATTTATACAAGTATCTACTATACCTCAGAAAAGTCAGAATAGGCTTGTCTTCCTTCTATTTCAACTTCAGGGCAAGGGATCATTAAGCTCAAACCAATAAGTTAATCAATCACTAACATTTCTTATACGCAACTTCTGAATATCTCGTTTCTCGTCACGTTGTCATTGCCGTTTCGGTTTCCATTTCTTATTGCTCGTCACGTTGCCGTTGCCGTTTCCATTTCTTATTTCTCGTCACGTTGCCGTTGCGGTTTCCGTTTCTTACTTCTGTTAACATAGCTTCACAACCATGGTCATGAAGTTTGAGACCAAAAAGGCTGATGATGTAAACACAGACAGAGACTGAGAATGAATACAGAACATTGTTTTGAAATCTTGCACACCATCAATAGTTTATTTATATTATCAAGCCATCATGATTCATGCTGCTACTAATATATTTGTTTTTTCACTTCACTGGCAACATACTTAATTGTAATGGGTCTCACTCATTTTGGCACCCAAAACAGCTAACACCATTGTTGGACATTGGGCTTACAGACTGAGCATGAAATGATTGCAAGCACAAAGCAAAAGGATAAGCACTTGACTTGGGACCATTACAAGCAAATGACATTCACACAACAAGTATGTATACCTATAGTATAAATTCTTCCATCATGCCAAGttgcttttttttttctctcttttttataaTAAATTAGACTATAATATTGTACATGGAAGAGTGTGCTCAAGACTATAATGAATTCAGGTGATCAACGAGGCATTACGCTATGGCAATATAGTCAAATTTGTCCACAGAAAAGCTTTGAAAGACATCACATATAAaggtattttattattttattatttctccttccTTAAAATATATATGGCAGGTTGAATGCAAAGATTCAGGTTTTTTGGTTGAAATTCAAACATTAAAGCATTAAATTAAGGCACTATATAAAAGGATTCAAATGTTTTCTTACATCTTTTGAAttgaaaacatttttcagtttttttaatattttttaatcttaaattaatttttttttaataattataagtttttttatattatatatttaaaaataagattttttatatcatataattaaatattttaaatttgttccattaaattaaGTGTAATTGATAATTTTGATTTTGGCATGTTTAGATATTCAAATTCCAAAAGGTTGGAAGGTACTTCCAGTGTTTACGGGAGTACATCTAGATGAATCTTTCTTTACAGATCCTTTACAATTTAATCCTTGGAGATGGCAGGTgtgataattatattattttttatgatttttataatattgtaaatgaaaatttatttttatataatagagaaggcctattcataaaaaaaaattgaaaatttagatattttgatatattttatttttttatttttgtagacATCTAATTCCGCAACAAAACAATTTACGCCTTTTGGTGGAGGACCAAGACTTTGTCCGGGATCAGAACTTGCAAAAGTAGAGATTGCCTTCTTCATCCATCATTTCGTTCTAAATTACAGGTATATTAATGTTAATTGTTTGTATGAATTTTAGAAgtctaaaaaatattaatatatatagataatataatgattctaaattttttatgaacAGTTATTAAAAAtgaacaattttttaaattttattttatcatatatTTTCACTTAATGATGTATGTGATCTTGTATAGAGAAAAGAATAAATAAAGGATAGGTAGTAAAATACAATTAAAAAAGTATAGATTTATTCTAGATTAGTTTCTCTAGAACATATATTTAATATATCTTTTGTTTAATAAATGTTTATATTAtaagtttgaaattcaaaattaTAAGGTTAAAAAAAGATATGtacatattaaatttaatttaggttttaatttcaattttattttgattGCAGATGGAAATTGAGTGATCGAGATCATGCTCTTGCACATCCATACGTGGAGTTTGAAAAAGGATTGCCGATTataattgaatcaataaaaatataataatgtaaattaaaattatatgtatACTAGTAAGAAGAAACAAACATTAGAAAAAGAATTAaatgaaaattttgtaaatatttataaatatatataaaaaaatcccTACATTCTTTCTCCAAGCTCTCACACTTGAGTGAAATCAATGGCTATGTTTGATGGGGTAAAATCTGATATGAATCAGaatatatatttcaaaataattatattatgTAAAAAGTAATGCCTCATCAAGGGATCCTTGACTTTGGTAGAAACAAGAAGAATGGACTTTTTATTATGAGAAAAATATCTCCATTATAATATTGTTATCTGTTTTGTGGTGCTTATTGCGCATACTACTATTTTAAGCATATTTAAGTGATTTATGGACATTAAATATAATGGAAAaattattcattagtttatgaCTAAGTGCAATTGTTTTTAACTTATGGATTGCAATGAGTCCATTTAAGGAGACATGTTTGCCACTTTCAGCATATTGACGAATAGACTTTGATGTAAATTCTTATATATGTTAGACAATAAATTAATGGAAACAATTAGAATAGCCGTTGTATTCATGGAAAGCAAGAAACATGAAATTCCACCAAGAGGGAGGAAGAGGCAAcctaaactatatatatatatatatatatatagtagtgtTTGTCTAGAAGTTTGAAGTTTATAAGCGAAAAAAATGTTATAGTTTAGTTAAAAGTGAATATTGGgttgttttagtttatttatttattatttaagttAAATTTATAGGTGTAGACAATGATTTGGAATttttgtaaatttaaatttaaaattgggtTCAAGTAAATGTTTTTTCAACTAGTTGTTATTTGTTCAATTGAGTGTGAAGTTCATTAACTTGTGTACTAGTGTCGTGTTGTATAAAAGGACAAGTCTTAATCTCATTTCATCTATCTATGAGTTCTTATTTTGACTTGCATTATCACATTATCATACGCATTACTGATAAGTTAGGACAAACTATATGgttgtttgttgtctttgaccattttTCTAAACCATTAACTTGAATATACATGTTTTACCAAGGAAAAAGATCCTTTCCTAGTAAACATTTAAAGGTGTTCATCGATGTTTTCTTAACTTATAGGCATATTTCAAAAGAGAAGGTAGACAAATGCTAGTGGCGTAGAAGTGCACAATCCATTTCCATGCATAAGGCTTGAATCTATAAGCATGTTTTAATTTTGATGGATGTAAATTCAATTTATAGTTGGACATAAATTAGGTAACCATCTGTTAGAGTATTCCAAAATCAAACCTAAGATCAATGTACAATCAACATCATAAAGTGATAGTATTTAGTTAATCGTCATCAATCCACACACAAAGCTAAGTCCTTTTCATTTCTTGTCATTTTGAAAAGCATATTTATTATGTTAATTACTATAGTAGTTCTTTAAACTAGGTTTAGTTGCTTTCTTGTGTTAAAATTGTCACATTATTCTAGTTTATTTGTGGATAAAGTGTATTAATTTTTCTTTATAGTTTGGTGAACCTAACATTCGAGCTCCTCTAGTATTTTACCCTTTGGTTTTGACTCTCTTTATATCTCTAATTTTTATCTAAGATATTTCTTATTTTTGTAACTAAACTATTTTAGAATTGATTAGGGTCTTAATCTATCTCGTTCATGTTTCATTTGTTAGGTTTTGGG encodes:
- the LOC131044643 gene encoding cytochrome P450 724B1 codes for the protein MLLHLLSTIIIMHPIHIPFEFQHIIMVLVGEFWWVVLVFPCLVGLGGIVLFHYLPFFRSMRRVPKGCMGWPLVGETLAFLKPHNSNRKGSFLDDHCSRYGKVFKSHLFGSPAIVSCDPELNAYVLQNENKLFECSYPKAIHGILGKDSLLVIVGDVHKRLRTQALNLINTAKSRHDFLLEIERNALHVMDSWKDKQQVIFCKEARKFTFNVIVKQMLSLTPDNPLTARILDDYLTFMKGLVSLPLYIPGTPYARAVQARQRILSAVDMIVKDRSKQGTGYKPLGDFLDILLDSNSLRDQEKLSLVLDLLLGGYETTYILLAMIIYLLGDSQVALQELKTEHEMIASTKQKDKHLTWDHYKQMTFTQQVINEALRYGNIVKFVHRKALKDITYKDIQIPKGWKVLPVFTGVHLDESFFTDPLQFNPWRWQTSNSATKQFTPFGGGPRLCPGSELAKVEIAFFIHHFVLNYRWKLSDRDHALAHPYVEFEKGLPIIIESIKI